One stretch of Acholeplasma laidlawii PG-8A DNA includes these proteins:
- a CDS encoding NAD(P)/FAD-dependent oxidoreductase, translated as MFNFNLDTQLHNTFNTQLIYDFLVIGGGPSGLNASIYAHRLGMTTGIITYDIGGQLLNTNDVDNYLGLPNDTGSGLTEKFISHVKQFEIPVLDKIYVDKITKDNNLFQIYLNNGDIIQSKTVLLSTGSTPKKLGIPGEDIFDAKGISYCAICDAPFYKDKHVVVAGGGNSAIESALDLAKWAKKVTVIQRSKFRADKILLENMYKNDKIDYMLETQILEVHGRNQVDSLTILDKKTNQTSNFKADGLFVAIGMKPNTKFIKDFVTLNDYHEVIVNSKQETNIPGLYAAGDMVDQPHKQIIIAAAEGAKAAIHANQYLKFKGE; from the coding sequence ATGTTTAACTTTAATTTAGACACACAACTTCATAACACATTCAACACACAATTAATATACGACTTTCTTGTTATTGGTGGTGGTCCATCTGGATTAAATGCAAGCATTTATGCACATCGTCTTGGTATGACAACCGGTATCATTACTTATGATATAGGTGGTCAATTACTAAATACCAATGATGTAGATAACTACTTAGGTTTACCAAATGATACAGGTAGTGGATTAACTGAAAAGTTTATCTCACATGTAAAACAGTTCGAAATTCCAGTTTTAGATAAAATTTATGTCGATAAAATCACAAAAGATAATAATTTATTTCAAATATATTTAAACAATGGTGATATCATTCAATCAAAAACAGTTTTACTCTCAACAGGAAGCACACCTAAAAAGTTAGGTATTCCAGGAGAAGATATCTTTGATGCGAAAGGTATATCTTATTGTGCGATCTGTGATGCACCATTTTACAAGGACAAACACGTTGTTGTTGCAGGTGGTGGAAACTCTGCAATAGAATCTGCACTCGATTTAGCTAAATGGGCTAAAAAAGTTACAGTTATTCAAAGATCAAAGTTTAGAGCAGATAAAATACTACTCGAAAATATGTATAAAAACGACAAGATTGATTATATGTTAGAAACTCAAATACTTGAAGTACATGGTAGGAATCAAGTAGATAGTTTAACCATTTTAGATAAGAAGACCAATCAAACTTCAAACTTTAAAGCAGATGGCTTATTTGTTGCCATTGGTATGAAACCAAACACGAAGTTTATTAAAGACTTCGTAACACTAAATGACTATCATGAGGTCATCGTAAATAGTAAACAAGAAACTAATATACCTGGGCTATATGCAGCAGGTGATATGGTAGATCAACCCCACAAACAAATTATCATAGCTGCAGCAGAAGGTGCAAAAGCAGCTATACATGCAAACCAATATTTAAAATTCAAAGGAGAATAA
- the tpiA gene encoding triose-phosphate isomerase — protein sequence MAKRIPVIAANWKMFKTKDEALEFIFAVNAAVPSRDEVESIICAPAILLNLLVKREGEHIRIGAQNMHYADEGAFTGENSPAQVKTAGAEYILIGHSERRSLFNETDKDVNLKMHAAFKYDLAPILCIGEQLDTREANKTKEVLDVQLDKAFEGVSKEQALKTIVAYEPVWAIGTGKTATPQMANDTIKDVRAKLSDLYGAEVAAQVRILYGGSVKPDNIESLLQESDIDGALIGGAALDHKNFLTFTKAAKNK from the coding sequence ATGGCAAAAAGAATACCTGTAATTGCAGCAAACTGGAAAATGTTTAAAACTAAAGATGAGGCTTTAGAATTCATTTTTGCTGTAAATGCTGCAGTACCAAGTAGAGACGAAGTTGAGTCTATTATTTGTGCACCAGCAATCTTATTAAACTTATTAGTAAAACGTGAAGGCGAACATATCCGTATTGGTGCACAAAATATGCACTATGCTGATGAAGGCGCATTTACTGGAGAAAACTCACCTGCACAAGTAAAAACTGCTGGTGCTGAATATATCTTAATTGGACACTCAGAACGTCGTAGTTTATTTAATGAAACAGACAAAGACGTAAATTTAAAAATGCATGCTGCATTTAAATATGACTTAGCTCCAATTTTATGTATCGGTGAACAATTAGATACAAGAGAAGCAAATAAGACTAAAGAAGTATTAGATGTTCAATTAGACAAAGCATTCGAAGGTGTTTCTAAAGAACAAGCATTAAAAACAATTGTGGCTTATGAACCAGTGTGGGCAATCGGAACAGGTAAAACTGCTACACCACAAATGGCAAACGATACAATCAAAGATGTACGTGCTAAACTAAGTGACCTATATGGTGCTGAAGTTGCAGCTCAAGTACGTATCTTATATGGTGGTTCTGTTAAACCAGATAACATCGAAAGTCTATTACAAGAATCAGACATCGATGGTGCTTTAATCGGTGGCGCAGCATTAGATCATAAAAACTTCTTAACATTTACAAAAGCAGCAAAAAACAAATAA
- a CDS encoding HPr family phosphocarrier protein, which yields MEKEIIIGSTAGLHATLAAKVVQTASKYAVDIKLYYKDKVVDLKSILGLMSLAVPKGENVKIVASGPHAEEAIKDISSILG from the coding sequence ATGGAAAAAGAAATTATCATCGGATCTACCGCTGGACTTCATGCAACTCTAGCTGCTAAAGTTGTCCAAACAGCATCTAAATATGCTGTAGATATCAAATTATACTATAAAGACAAAGTTGTTGATCTCAAATCAATTTTAGGATTAATGAGTTTAGCAGTACCTAAAGGTGAGAACGTTAAAATTGTTGCATCAGGACCTCATGCCGAAGAAGCAATTAAAGACATCTCTTCAATCTTAGGTTAA